A section of the Streptomyces sp. CG1 genome encodes:
- a CDS encoding GntR family transcriptional regulator, protein MTAPVVHSLREQIREHIVEGIVSGRWQPGERIVERRIATELEVSQTPVREALRELESLRLIESAPNKGVRVRNLTAADLEESYPVRAGLEAIAAELAADRLAEDCSALEPHVLALYEADREADGTAQVRHTVGFHRELVRAAHNSVLLHTWEGLGIEVFTALSIRWLGTVQQSYAEEHEELVAAFKRRDPRIAEIVKAHVLGCAPRA, encoded by the coding sequence ATGACCGCGCCCGTCGTCCACTCGCTGCGCGAACAGATCCGCGAGCACATCGTGGAAGGAATCGTCAGCGGGCGCTGGCAGCCGGGCGAGCGCATCGTGGAGCGCCGTATCGCCACCGAGCTGGAGGTCAGCCAGACCCCGGTCCGCGAGGCCCTGCGCGAACTGGAGTCCCTCCGCCTCATCGAGTCCGCGCCGAACAAGGGCGTGCGGGTACGGAACCTGACCGCGGCCGACCTGGAGGAGAGCTACCCGGTCCGGGCCGGCCTGGAAGCGATCGCGGCGGAGCTGGCGGCCGACCGTCTCGCCGAGGACTGCTCGGCCCTGGAGCCGCACGTCCTGGCCCTGTACGAGGCCGACCGCGAGGCCGACGGCACCGCCCAGGTCCGCCACACCGTCGGCTTCCACCGCGAACTCGTGCGCGCCGCGCACAACTCGGTGCTCCTGCACACCTGGGAAGGGCTCGGCATCGAGGTCTTCACGGCGCTGTCCATCCGCTGGCTGGGCACGGTCCAGCAGTCGTACGCGGAGGAGCACGAGGAGCTGGTGGCCGCCTTCAAGCGCCGGGACCCCCGCATCGCGGAGATCGTGAAGGCCCATGTGCTGGGGTGCGCTCCGCGGGCTTGA
- the lpdA gene encoding dihydrolipoyl dehydrogenase, with amino-acid sequence MANDASTVFDLVILGGGSGGYAAALRGAQLGLDVALIEKDKVGGTCLHRGCIPTKALLHAGEIADQARESEQFGVKATFEGIDVPAVHKYKDDVISGLYKGLQGLIASRKVTYIEGEGRLSSATSVDVNGQRIQGRHVLLATGSVPKSLPGLEIDGNRIISSDHALVLDRVPKSAIILGGGVIGVEFASAWKSFGSDVTVIEGLKHLVPVEDENSSKLLERAFRKRGVKFNLGTFFQKAEYTQDGVKVTLADGKEFEAEVLLVAVGRGPVSQGLGYEEAGVAMDRGYVLVDEYMRTNVPTISAVGDLVPTLQLAHVGFAEGILVAERLAGLKVVPVDYDGVPRVTYCHPEVASVGITEAKAKEIYGADKVVALKYNLAGNGKSKILKTAGEIKLVQVKDGAVVGVHMVGDRMGEQVGEAQLIYNWEALPAEVAQLIHAHPTQNEALGEAHLALAGKPLHSHD; translated from the coding sequence GTGGCGAACGACGCCAGCACCGTTTTCGACCTAGTGATCCTCGGCGGTGGTAGCGGTGGTTACGCCGCGGCCCTGCGCGGGGCGCAGCTGGGCCTGGACGTCGCCCTGATCGAGAAGGACAAGGTCGGCGGCACCTGCCTGCACCGGGGTTGCATCCCCACCAAGGCCCTGCTCCACGCGGGCGAGATCGCCGACCAGGCCCGCGAGAGCGAGCAGTTCGGTGTGAAGGCGACCTTCGAGGGCATCGACGTCCCGGCCGTCCACAAGTACAAGGACGATGTGATCTCGGGCCTGTACAAGGGTCTGCAGGGGCTCATCGCCTCCCGCAAGGTCACCTACATCGAGGGTGAGGGGCGTCTGTCCTCCGCCACCTCGGTCGATGTGAACGGCCAGCGCATCCAGGGCCGCCACGTGCTGCTCGCGACCGGCTCCGTACCGAAGTCGCTGCCGGGCCTGGAGATCGACGGCAACCGGATCATCTCCTCCGACCACGCCCTCGTCCTGGACCGCGTGCCGAAGTCCGCGATCATCCTGGGCGGCGGTGTCATCGGCGTCGAGTTCGCCTCGGCGTGGAAGTCCTTCGGTTCCGACGTCACGGTCATCGAGGGCCTGAAGCACCTCGTCCCGGTCGAGGACGAGAACTCTTCGAAGCTTCTTGAGCGCGCGTTCCGCAAGCGCGGCGTCAAGTTCAACCTCGGCACCTTCTTCCAGAAGGCCGAGTACACGCAGGACGGCGTGAAGGTCACCCTCGCCGACGGCAAGGAGTTCGAGGCCGAGGTCCTCCTCGTGGCCGTCGGCCGCGGCCCGGTCTCGCAGGGCCTGGGCTACGAGGAGGCCGGGGTCGCCATGGACCGCGGTTACGTCCTCGTCGACGAGTACATGCGCACCAACGTCCCGACGATCTCCGCCGTCGGTGACCTCGTCCCGACGCTTCAGCTCGCGCACGTCGGCTTCGCCGAGGGCATCCTGGTGGCGGAGCGTCTGGCCGGTCTGAAGGTCGTTCCGGTCGACTACGACGGTGTCCCGCGGGTGACGTACTGCCACCCGGAGGTCGCCTCCGTCGGTATCACCGAGGCCAAGGCCAAGGAGATCTACGGCGCGGACAAGGTCGTCGCTCTGAAGTACAACCTGGCGGGCAACGGCAAGAGCAAGATCCTGAAGACCGCGGGCGAGATCAAGCTCGTCCAGGTCAAGGACGGTGCCGTGGTCGGCGTCCACATGGTCGGCGACCGCATGGGCGAGCAGGTCGGCGAGGCCCAGCTGATCTACAACTGGGAAGCGCTGCCGGCCGAGGTCGCCCAGCTCATCCACGCCCACCCGACGCAGAACGAGGCGCTCGGCGAGGCCCACCTGGCACTCGCCGGCAAGCCGCTGCACTCCCACGACTGA
- a CDS encoding leucyl aminopeptidase, whose protein sequence is MTALTLSTAAAPGLRADAIVIGVAKGIKGPVVAPGAEAVDKAYDGKLAGVLETLGASGAEGELTKLPAPAGFKAPIVVAVGLGAEPDAKSANEDDEGYDAEALRKAAGVAARALAGSKKAAFALPIDGPGAVGAISEGVLLGAYSFDVYKDNAKDAKAKNGKAPLAEAALLGGKPRDAAHKGAVARAVAVSEELNRARDLINTPPNDLTPEAFAAVAQAAGKEHGIKVQVLDDKALVKGGYGGILGVGGGSAATPRLVKLTYTHPKAAKHLAFVGKGITYDSGGISLKPAGHNETMKCDMSGAAAVFAAVVAAARLGLEANVTGWLALAENMPSGSAVRPGDVLRMYSGKTVEVLNTDAEGRLVLADALWAASQEKPDAIVDVATLTGAMMLALGSRTFGVMANDEAFRSAVHEAAEEVGEPAWPMPLPEHLRKGMESQVADIANMGERMGGGLVAGLFLREFVAEGITWAHLDIAGPAFNEGGPFGYTPKGGTGSAVRTLVRLAELTAAGDLG, encoded by the coding sequence GTGACTGCTCTGACTCTCAGCACCGCAGCGGCGCCCGGCCTGCGGGCCGACGCGATCGTGATCGGTGTCGCCAAGGGCATCAAGGGCCCCGTCGTAGCGCCGGGCGCCGAGGCCGTGGACAAGGCGTACGACGGCAAGCTGGCCGGCGTCCTGGAGACCCTCGGCGCCTCGGGTGCCGAGGGCGAGCTGACGAAACTGCCCGCACCGGCCGGCTTCAAGGCCCCGATCGTCGTGGCGGTCGGCCTGGGCGCGGAGCCGGACGCCAAGAGCGCGAACGAAGACGACGAGGGCTACGACGCCGAGGCGCTGCGCAAGGCCGCCGGCGTGGCCGCCCGAGCGCTCGCCGGCTCGAAGAAGGCGGCGTTCGCGCTGCCGATCGACGGCCCGGGCGCCGTCGGCGCGATCAGCGAGGGCGTGCTGCTCGGCGCGTACTCCTTCGACGTCTACAAGGACAACGCCAAGGACGCCAAGGCCAAGAACGGCAAGGCGCCGCTGGCCGAGGCCGCGCTGCTCGGCGGCAAGCCGCGCGACGCCGCCCACAAGGGTGCCGTCGCCCGCGCCGTCGCCGTCTCCGAGGAGCTGAACCGCGCCCGCGACCTGATCAACACCCCGCCGAACGACCTCACGCCCGAGGCGTTCGCCGCGGTCGCGCAGGCCGCGGGCAAGGAGCACGGCATCAAGGTGCAGGTGCTCGACGACAAGGCCCTGGTCAAGGGCGGCTACGGCGGCATTCTCGGCGTCGGCGGCGGTTCGGCGGCGACACCGCGCCTGGTCAAGCTGACGTACACCCACCCGAAGGCGGCCAAGCACCTCGCCTTCGTCGGCAAGGGCATCACCTACGACTCGGGCGGCATCTCGCTGAAGCCGGCCGGCCACAACGAGACGATGAAATGCGACATGAGCGGTGCCGCCGCCGTGTTCGCCGCAGTCGTCGCGGCCGCGCGCCTCGGCCTGGAGGCCAACGTCACCGGCTGGCTGGCGCTGGCCGAGAACATGCCGTCCGGCTCCGCCGTGCGCCCGGGTGACGTGCTGCGCATGTACAGCGGCAAGACGGTGGAGGTGCTCAACACCGACGCCGAGGGCCGGCTGGTGCTCGCCGACGCACTGTGGGCGGCCTCGCAGGAGAAGCCGGACGCGATCGTGGACGTCGCGACCCTCACCGGCGCGATGATGCTGGCGCTGGGCAGCCGGACGTTCGGGGTCATGGCCAACGACGAGGCGTTCCGCTCCGCGGTGCACGAGGCCGCGGAGGAGGTCGGCGAGCCGGCCTGGCCGATGCCGCTGCCCGAGCACCTGCGCAAGGGCATGGAGTCCCAGGTCGCCGACATCGCGAACATGGGTGAGCGGATGGGCGGCGGGCTGGTCGCCGGTCTCTTCCTGCGCGAGTTCGTGGCGGAGGGGATCACCTGGGCGCACCTCGACATCGCCGGCCCGGCGTTCAACGAGGGAGGGCCGTTCGGGTACACCCCCAAGGGAGGCACGGGTTCCGCCGTGCGGACGTTGGTCCGGCTGGCGGAACTCACGGCAGCGGGTGACCTGGGCTGA
- a CDS encoding RDD family protein, protein MAWFIDFALVAAAAALFAILTFHRISVLVTDVPSLATKGGLDLVTSRGDVIGASEHLGLSLWDSIVLDVEEAFGALVVVTFLYQWACLTLLGRTLGKGLLGLHVTPRMSRHTLRRAAVTTAADVAVYALACVLLIEGRFGLSVLVWAVAVVLFLVNALTVFFPGRRSLADRLSGTSVAGTFRRA, encoded by the coding sequence ATGGCCTGGTTCATAGATTTCGCGTTGGTGGCGGCGGCAGCCGCTCTGTTCGCGATCCTCACCTTCCACAGAATCAGCGTGCTCGTCACCGACGTGCCCTCGCTGGCCACGAAGGGCGGCCTCGATCTGGTCACTTCGCGCGGTGATGTCATCGGCGCCTCCGAGCACCTCGGCCTGTCGCTGTGGGACAGCATCGTGCTGGACGTGGAGGAGGCCTTCGGCGCGCTCGTCGTCGTCACGTTCCTCTACCAGTGGGCCTGTCTCACGCTGCTCGGCCGCACCCTAGGCAAGGGCCTGCTCGGTCTGCACGTCACCCCGCGGATGTCCCGGCACACCCTGCGCCGGGCCGCCGTCACCACCGCCGCCGACGTCGCGGTGTACGCGCTGGCCTGTGTGCTGCTGATCGAGGGGCGGTTCGGGCTGTCGGTGCTGGTGTGGGCCGTCGCGGTGGTGCTGTTCCTGGTCAACGCGCTGACGGTGTTCTTCCCCGGCCGCCGCTCCCTCGCCGACCGGCTGTCCGGCACCTCCGTCGCGGGCACGTTCCGGCGGGCCTGA
- the sucB gene encoding 2-oxoglutarate dehydrogenase, E2 component, dihydrolipoamide succinyltransferase, whose translation MAVSVTLPALGESVTEGTVTRWLKAEGERVEADEPLLEVSTDKVDTEIPSPASGVLASIKVAEDETVEVGAELAVIDDGTGAPAAAPAPAAAEAPAPVAEPAPAPVAEAPAAPAAPAPAAAPAAPAGGATGTDVVLPALGESVTEGTVTRWLKSVGDSVEADEPLLEVSTDKVDTEIPAPASGVLLEIVVGEDETAEVGAKLAVIGAPGAAPAAAPAPAAPAPAAAAPAAPAAPAAPAAPAPAPAAAAPAPAAATPAPVAPAAPAPAPAPAPVTPVTAPTSPTATQATDEGAYVTPLVRKLAAENGVDLASVKGTGVGGRIRKQDVIAAAEAAKAAAAAPAPAAPAAAAKKAPALEVSPLRGQTVKMPRIRKVIGDNMVKALHEQAQLSSVVEVDVTRLMKLRARAKDSFAAREGVKLSPMPFFVKAAAQALKAHPVINAKINEAEGTITYFDSENVGIAVDSEKGLMTPVIKHAGDLNIAGIAKATAELAGKVRANKITPDELSGATFTISNTGSRGALFDTIIVPPGQVAILGIGATVKRPAVIETEEGTVIGVRDMTYLTLSYDHRLVDGADAARYLTAVKAILEAGEFEVELGL comes from the coding sequence ATGGCGGTTTCCGTAACCCTTCCGGCGCTCGGTGAGAGCGTCACCGAGGGCACTGTCACCCGCTGGCTGAAGGCCGAGGGCGAGCGCGTCGAGGCCGACGAGCCGCTGCTCGAGGTCTCGACCGACAAGGTCGACACCGAGATCCCCTCGCCCGCCTCCGGCGTGCTGGCCTCCATCAAGGTCGCCGAGGACGAGACCGTCGAGGTCGGCGCCGAGCTGGCCGTGATCGACGACGGCACCGGTGCCCCGGCGGCCGCCCCGGCCCCCGCCGCTGCCGAGGCTCCGGCCCCGGTGGCCGAGCCCGCCCCCGCCCCGGTCGCCGAGGCTCCCGCGGCTCCGGCCGCCCCTGCCCCGGCCGCCGCTCCGGCCGCCCCGGCCGGTGGCGCGACGGGCACGGACGTGGTCCTGCCCGCGCTCGGTGAGTCCGTCACCGAGGGCACCGTCACCCGCTGGCTGAAGTCGGTCGGCGACTCCGTCGAGGCCGACGAGCCGCTGCTCGAGGTCTCCACGGACAAGGTCGACACCGAGATCCCGGCGCCCGCCTCCGGCGTGCTGCTCGAGATCGTGGTCGGCGAGGACGAGACCGCCGAGGTCGGCGCCAAGCTCGCCGTCATCGGCGCCCCGGGTGCCGCGCCCGCCGCCGCTCCGGCTCCGGCCGCCCCGGCGCCCGCCGCCGCTGCCCCGGCCGCTCCGGCCGCCCCCGCGGCTCCGGCTGCCCCGGCTCCGGCCCCCGCCGCTGCCGCCCCGGCCCCCGCCGCTGCCACCCCGGCCCCGGTCGCCCCCGCGGCCCCGGCTCCGGCGCCCGCCCCGGCCCCGGTCACCCCGGTCACCGCGCCGACCTCCCCGACCGCCACCCAGGCGACCGACGAGGGCGCCTATGTCACCCCGCTGGTGCGCAAGCTCGCCGCCGAGAACGGCGTCGACCTGGCGTCCGTCAAGGGCACCGGCGTCGGCGGCCGTATCCGCAAGCAGGACGTCATCGCCGCCGCCGAGGCCGCGAAGGCCGCCGCCGCTGCTCCGGCTCCGGCCGCCCCGGCTGCCGCCGCCAAGAAGGCCCCGGCGCTGGAGGTCTCCCCGCTGCGCGGCCAGACCGTGAAGATGCCCCGCATCCGCAAGGTCATCGGCGACAACATGGTCAAGGCGCTGCACGAGCAGGCCCAGCTGTCGTCGGTCGTCGAGGTCGACGTCACCCGGCTGATGAAGCTGCGCGCCCGGGCGAAGGACTCCTTCGCGGCCCGTGAGGGCGTCAAGCTCTCCCCCATGCCGTTCTTCGTCAAGGCCGCCGCGCAGGCGCTGAAGGCCCACCCGGTCATCAACGCCAAGATCAACGAGGCCGAGGGCACGATCACCTACTTCGACTCCGAGAACGTCGGTATCGCGGTGGACTCCGAGAAGGGCCTGATGACCCCGGTCATCAAGCACGCCGGCGACCTCAACATCGCGGGCATCGCCAAGGCCACGGCGGAGCTGGCCGGCAAGGTCCGCGCCAACAAGATCACCCCGGACGAGCTGTCCGGCGCGACCTTCACCATCTCCAACACCGGTTCGCGTGGCGCGCTGTTCGACACGATCATCGTGCCGCCGGGCCAGGTCGCGATCCTCGGCATCGGTGCCACGGTCAAGCGTCCGGCCGTCATCGAGACCGAGGAGGGCACGGTCATCGGCGTCCGCGACATGACCTACCTGACCCTCTCCTACGACCACCGCCTGGTCGACGGCGCCGACGCGGCCCGTTACCTGACGGCGGTCAAGGCGATCCTGGAGGCGGGCGAGTTCGAGGTTGAACTCGGTCTGTAA
- a CDS encoding adenosylcobinamide-GDP ribazoletransferase, translating to MLKSSPYDGLRFAFGTLTVLPVRVHRWDRGAARGGMLTAPLAGLVVGACAAGLGLLLLVLGAGPLLAAVASVAVPAALTRGLHLDGLADTADGLGSGKPAEDALRIMKQSDIGPFGVITLVLVVLAQVAVLAQLYGDSWARGAAAAVTSAAAARLALTLAARTGVPAARPEGLGAAVAGVVPVPGALAVAAAVTIGAAAWGAALGPYGALRAAAAVLVSLAAAELLLRRCVHRFGGVTGDVFGALEESAATASLVVLAFGH from the coding sequence GTGCTCAAGTCCTCCCCTTACGACGGCCTTCGCTTCGCCTTCGGCACCCTCACCGTGCTGCCCGTCCGGGTGCACCGCTGGGACCGGGGGGCCGCACGCGGGGGGATGCTGACCGCCCCCCTGGCCGGGCTGGTCGTCGGCGCCTGCGCGGCCGGACTCGGGCTGCTCCTGCTCGTCCTGGGCGCCGGTCCGCTGCTCGCCGCGGTCGCCTCCGTCGCCGTACCCGCCGCCCTGACCCGCGGGCTGCATCTCGACGGGCTCGCCGACACCGCCGACGGGCTGGGCAGCGGCAAGCCCGCGGAGGACGCGCTGCGGATCATGAAGCAGTCGGACATCGGCCCGTTCGGCGTCATCACCCTGGTCCTGGTGGTGCTGGCCCAGGTCGCGGTGCTGGCACAGCTCTACGGCGACTCCTGGGCCCGGGGTGCCGCGGCGGCCGTGACCTCGGCGGCCGCGGCCCGCCTCGCCCTCACCCTGGCCGCCCGCACCGGAGTGCCGGCCGCCCGGCCGGAGGGGCTGGGGGCGGCGGTGGCCGGGGTGGTGCCGGTACCGGGCGCGCTGGCCGTGGCGGCCGCCGTCACGATCGGTGCGGCCGCCTGGGGCGCGGCCCTCGGTCCGTACGGTGCGCTGCGCGCGGCGGCCGCGGTGCTTGTGTCCCTGGCCGCGGCCGAACTGCTGCTCCGCCGCTGCGTGCACCGGTTCGGCGGGGTGACGGGGGATGTCTTCGGGGCACTGGAGGAGTCGGCGGCCACGGCCTCGCTCGTGGTCCTGGCCTTCGGCCACTAG
- the aceE gene encoding pyruvate dehydrogenase (acetyl-transferring), homodimeric type: MTDPNAIQPSALDQLPDRDPEETAEWQASLDAVAREAGPHRAAYLMRRTLERAEAGGIALPKLLETDYVNTIPTSAEPGLPGDPEMEARITAWNRWNAAAMVTRGSKHGVGGHIATFASAAWLYETGFNHFFKGKEGDGSGDQLYIQGHASPGIYARAFLDGRLDEHHLDHFRQEAGGSGLPSYPHPRRLPWLWEFPTVSMGLGPLSAIYQARFNRYLTNRGIKDVSSSHVWAFLGDGEMDEPESTAALALAAREELDNLTFVINCNLQRLDGPVRANFKIVQELEAQFRGAGWNVVKTLWGTAWDELFALDTTGALVRRLREVPDAQIQTYQTRDAAYIRADFFGKDPALAELAKLLSDDKILECFHLSRGGHEARKVYAAYKAAVEHKGAPTVILAQTVKGHTLGDGFASKNANHQMKKLTVDEFKTMRDLLELPISDSQFVDGVVPYGHPGADSPEVRYLQERRAALGGPAPARRTHALAPLPAPAEKAFASFDKGSGSQNVATTMAFVRLVKDLVRDKETGRRWVPIVPDEARTFGMESLFPSLGIYSPKGQTYEPVDRDQLMYYKEAKNGQILNEGITEAGSMADFIAASTAYATHGEAMIPFYIFYSMFGWQRTADQMWQLGDQLGRGFLVGATAGRTTLTGEGLQHADGHSPVIAATNPAALTYDPAFAYEIAVIVREGLRRMYGEAKPGEDQNVFYYLTVYNEPLPQPAKPQGLGIDEGIVKGLYRFNTVESAGLSPAANAPRIQLLGSGTAIHWALQAQKLLAEEWGVAADVWSATSWSELRRDAMEADAALLRGEERVPYVRQALQGAEGPVLAVSDYMRQVPDQIAQWVEQDYSSLGADGFGLSDTREAARRHFGVDAESIVVAALAQLARRGEVKATAVKEAREKYGL, from the coding sequence ATGACCGACCCCAACGCCATCCAGCCGAGCGCGCTCGACCAGCTCCCCGACCGCGACCCGGAGGAGACCGCCGAATGGCAGGCCTCCCTCGACGCCGTCGCCAGGGAGGCCGGGCCGCACCGCGCCGCGTACCTGATGCGGCGCACGCTGGAGCGCGCCGAGGCGGGCGGCATCGCGCTGCCGAAGCTCCTCGAGACCGACTACGTCAACACCATCCCCACCTCCGCCGAGCCGGGCCTGCCCGGTGACCCGGAGATGGAGGCCCGCATCACCGCGTGGAACCGCTGGAACGCGGCCGCGATGGTGACCCGCGGCTCGAAACACGGTGTCGGCGGCCACATCGCCACCTTCGCCTCCGCCGCCTGGCTGTACGAGACCGGCTTCAACCACTTCTTCAAGGGCAAGGAGGGCGACGGCTCCGGCGACCAGCTGTACATCCAGGGCCACGCCTCCCCCGGCATCTACGCCCGCGCCTTCCTCGACGGCCGGCTGGACGAGCACCACCTGGACCACTTCCGCCAGGAGGCCGGCGGCAGCGGCCTGCCGTCGTACCCGCACCCGCGCCGGCTGCCCTGGCTGTGGGAGTTCCCGACGGTGTCGATGGGCCTCGGCCCGCTCTCCGCCATCTACCAGGCGCGCTTCAACCGCTACCTCACCAACCGCGGCATCAAGGACGTCTCGTCCTCGCACGTGTGGGCGTTCCTCGGCGACGGAGAGATGGACGAGCCGGAGTCGACGGCGGCCCTCGCGCTCGCCGCCCGTGAGGAGCTGGACAACCTCACCTTCGTCATCAACTGCAACCTGCAGCGCCTCGACGGCCCGGTGCGCGCCAACTTCAAGATCGTGCAGGAGCTGGAGGCCCAGTTCCGCGGCGCCGGCTGGAACGTCGTCAAGACGCTCTGGGGCACCGCCTGGGACGAGCTGTTCGCCCTCGACACCACGGGCGCGCTGGTACGCCGCCTGCGTGAGGTACCGGACGCGCAGATCCAGACGTACCAGACCCGTGACGCCGCCTACATCCGCGCCGACTTCTTCGGCAAGGACCCGGCGCTCGCCGAGCTGGCGAAGCTGCTGAGCGACGACAAGATCCTCGAGTGCTTCCACCTCTCGCGCGGTGGTCACGAGGCCCGCAAGGTCTACGCCGCGTACAAGGCCGCCGTCGAGCACAAGGGCGCGCCGACCGTGATCCTGGCTCAGACGGTCAAGGGCCACACCCTCGGCGACGGCTTCGCCTCGAAGAACGCCAACCACCAGATGAAGAAGCTGACGGTGGACGAGTTCAAGACGATGCGCGATCTCCTTGAACTCCCCATCTCCGACAGCCAGTTCGTCGACGGCGTGGTGCCCTACGGCCACCCGGGCGCCGACTCCCCCGAGGTCCGCTACCTCCAGGAGCGCCGCGCGGCCCTCGGCGGCCCGGCCCCCGCCCGCCGTACGCACGCTCTCGCCCCCCTCCCCGCCCCCGCGGAGAAGGCCTTCGCCTCCTTCGACAAGGGCTCCGGCTCGCAGAACGTGGCCACCACGATGGCCTTCGTCCGCCTGGTCAAGGACCTGGTCCGCGACAAGGAGACGGGCAGGCGCTGGGTGCCGATCGTCCCGGACGAGGCGCGCACCTTCGGCATGGAGAGCCTCTTCCCCTCCCTCGGGATCTACTCCCCCAAGGGCCAGACGTACGAGCCGGTCGACCGCGACCAGCTGATGTACTACAAGGAGGCCAAGAACGGCCAGATCCTCAACGAGGGGATCACCGAGGCCGGTTCGATGGCCGACTTCATCGCCGCGTCCACCGCGTACGCGACCCACGGCGAGGCGATGATCCCCTTCTACATCTTCTACTCGATGTTCGGCTGGCAGCGGACGGCCGACCAGATGTGGCAGCTCGGCGACCAGCTCGGCCGCGGCTTCCTCGTCGGCGCGACGGCCGGCCGTACGACCCTCACCGGTGAGGGCCTGCAGCACGCCGACGGCCACTCGCCGGTCATCGCCGCCACCAACCCGGCCGCGCTGACGTACGACCCCGCGTTCGCCTACGAGATCGCGGTGATCGTCCGTGAGGGTCTGCGCCGGATGTACGGCGAGGCCAAGCCGGGCGAGGACCAGAACGTCTTCTACTACCTGACGGTCTACAACGAGCCGCTGCCGCAGCCCGCCAAGCCGCAGGGCCTGGGCATCGACGAGGGCATCGTCAAGGGCCTGTACCGCTTCAACACGGTGGAGTCGGCGGGTCTGTCCCCGGCGGCCAATGCCCCGCGCATCCAGCTGCTGGGCTCCGGTACGGCCATCCACTGGGCCCTTCAGGCACAGAAGCTGCTGGCCGAGGAGTGGGGCGTGGCCGCCGACGTGTGGTCCGCGACCTCCTGGTCGGAGCTGCGCCGGGACGCGATGGAGGCCGACGCCGCCCTGCTGCGCGGCGAGGAGCGCGTGCCGTACGTCCGCCAGGCGCTGCAGGGCGCAGAGGGCCCGGTGCTGGCCGTCTCCGACTACATGCGCCAGGTTCCCGACCAGATCGCGCAGTGGGTCGAGCAGGACTACTCCTCGCTGGGCGCCGACGGCTTCGGTCTGTCGGACACCCGTGAGGCCGCCCGCCGCCACTTCGGCGTCGACGCCGAGTCGATCGTCGTCGCGGCCCTGGCCCAGCTCGCCAGGCGCGGCGAGGTGAAGGCCACGGCGGTCAAGGAGGCCCGGGAGAAGTACGGGCTGTAA